A part of Nerophis lumbriciformis linkage group LG25, RoL_Nlum_v2.1, whole genome shotgun sequence genomic DNA contains:
- the cd7al gene encoding cd7 antigen-like has protein sequence MKMIGIRFLWTLLVIHCVFVCGDIQFLERQEGDLVVFPCSIKSSIHSPAAFSLKRTWLHPDDVLFKYKGTEAHVEKAHDKRRLAVSGDPSSHSVNVTMSDLKANDTDRYVCEFVIENPSSEDEHRTGETEFFLLVDTDAPGAWVDVGPIEVCAGGSAVIPCLPPHGEDLPVEGVSLTRRRGRDPVELLYHSKRHHRTGPPPSSASSSSRFQLWSSPGPTGFTYNLTLRQLQPEDGGLYSCQLLLRGRHDGSTSLDSRRAVFVSVQGQCSCSGYTTLLYALSSSVVVLLVLLATLLLCQKKACGSKQHPQVPIYEEMVGVQTPTDKLDPLHLEEPSVYRNCRRKKSCPENEYETSSGALRK, from the exons ATGAAGATGATTGGGATCCGTTTCCTGTGGACTCTGTTGGTGATTCACTGTGTGTTTG TGTGCGGTGACATTCAATTCCTTGAGAGGCAGGAGGGCGACTTGGTAGTCTTTCCTTGCTCCATCAAGTCCAGCATCCATTCACCTGCAGCCTTCTCTTTAAAGCGCACTTGGTTGCATCCTGATGATGTTCTCTTCAAGTACAAAGGGACAGAGGCGCATGTGGAAAAGGCTCATGACAAACGGCGTCTGGCGGTCAGCGGCGACCCAAGCAGCCACTCGGTGAATGTGACAATGTCTGACCTCAAAGCCAATGACACCGACCGATACGTTTGTGAGTTTGTGATAGAGAACCCTTCTTCTGAGGATGAACACCGAACAGGAGAGACAGAATTCTTCCTCCTTGTTGATACTG ACGCCCCCGGTGCTTGGGTGGACGTAGGGCCGATAGAAGTGTGCGCCGGGGGCTCGGCTGTCATCCCCTGTCTCCCCCCCCACGGCGAGGACCTGCCAGTGGAGGGGGTGAGCCTGACGAGGCGAAGGGGCCGAGATCCCGTGGAGCTGCTCTACCACTCCAAGCGCCACCACCGCACCGGACCGCCGCCCTCCTCCGCTTCCTCCTCCTCACGCTTCCAGCTGTGGTCGTCCCCGGGCCCCACGGGCTTCACGTACAACCTCACCCTGCGTCAGCTGCAGCCAGAGGACGGCGGCTTGTACAGCTGCCAGCTCCTCCTGCGCGGCCGCCATGACGGTAGCACGTCATTAGACAGCCGACGGGCTGTCTTTGTTTCCGTGCAAG GTCAGTGCAGCTGCTCCGGCTACACCACGCTGCTGTACGCGCTCTCTTCCTCCGTGGTCGTCCTCCTCGTGCTGCTCGCCACGCTGctgctctgccaa AAAAAAGCGTGCGGCTCCAAGCAGCACCCTCAAGTGCCCATCTACGAGGAGATGGTCGGCGTGCAGACCCCCACTGACAAATTGGATCCTCTGCATCTGGAGGAGCCGAGCGTGTACAGAAACTGTCGGAGGAAGAAATCCTGCCCAGAGAACGAGTACGAAACTTCAAGCGGGGCTCTCAGAAAGTAA